The Streptomyces sp. NBC_01268 genome segment GGGCCCGGCCGTCCACCGACGCCCGGGCCCCTTCGCGTACGGACTCGGGCAGGGCCCGTACGGCTCGCGTACGGGCGGGCCCGGGACCGCTCAGGCGTGCGGCGTCCAGAAGTCGGCCAGGGTGCCCACGCCGTGCTCGACGGACTTCCAGGAGCCGGTGAAGGTCACGACGGCGAAGGCGGCGGTGGGGAAGCCGCTGCGGGTCATCCGGGCGAGGGTGTCGCCCTCGGCCTGTCCGGTCAGGGCGTCGGCGAGGGCGTGCATCCCGGGGTTGTGGCCGATGAGCAGGAGGCCGTTCACCGTGTCGGGGGTCTCGTTGACGACGGCGATGAGCTCGCCGAGGGAGGCC includes the following:
- a CDS encoding SixA phosphatase family protein encodes the protein MSVDTPRRIVLLRHAKADWPQTSDHERPLAERGRQDAPVAGRRLAESGIPLDLALCSTATRTRETWKLAVPELPERPKTVYEERLYEASLGELIAVVNETPDTVNGLLLIGHNPGMHALADALTGQAEGDTLARMTRSGFPTAAFAVVTFTGSWKSVEHGVGTLADFWTPHA